A stretch of the Candidatus Desulfatibia profunda genome encodes the following:
- the folP gene encoding dihydropteroate synthase — translation MKTYNLSWGNHSLDLGKQTRIIGILNVTPDSFSDGGKFFTFDKAVVQGEKLCEEGADVLDIGGESTRPFSDPVSIEEEIQRVVPVIAKLAARVSIPISIDTTKAEVARRALDAGASIINDVTALRFDTGMAALAAEYGVPIILMHMLGTPKTMQAAPAYDDLLGEIKGFLETAIDRAVKKGISRSKIIIDPGIGFGKTREHNLALIRHLGEFKTLDVPILIGPSRKAFIRNILKDKTAADIQADMPEVETGTQAAVAASVLNGAHMVRVHNVGNTRTTLKIIDAIKNASTDFPP, via the coding sequence ATGAAGACCTATAATCTTTCCTGGGGAAATCACAGCCTTGATTTAGGCAAACAGACGCGTATTATCGGCATTTTGAATGTCACTCCCGATTCATTTTCCGATGGGGGAAAATTCTTTACATTCGACAAGGCCGTGGTTCAAGGCGAAAAACTGTGCGAAGAAGGAGCTGACGTTCTTGATATCGGTGGCGAATCGACACGCCCCTTTTCCGATCCGGTATCTATCGAAGAGGAAATCCAGCGCGTCGTGCCTGTCATTGCAAAACTTGCCGCGCGGGTTTCGATTCCGATTTCGATCGATACCACCAAGGCCGAAGTGGCAAGAAGGGCTCTTGACGCCGGCGCTTCCATCATCAACGATGTAACGGCGCTGCGCTTTGATACTGGTATGGCGGCACTGGCAGCCGAGTACGGTGTGCCGATTATTTTAATGCACATGCTCGGAACGCCCAAAACCATGCAGGCGGCACCCGCATATGACGACCTTCTCGGAGAAATCAAAGGGTTTCTTGAAACTGCAATTGATCGTGCTGTAAAGAAAGGAATTTCAAGATCGAAAATCATCATCGATCCGGGGATCGGTTTTGGAAAAACAAGAGAACATAACCTGGCGCTCATCCGGCACCTGGGTGAATTTAAAACGCTGGATGTTCCCATTCTGATCGGACCTTCCAGAAAAGCGTTTATACGAAACATCCTTAAAGACAAGACCGCAGCAGATATTCAGGCCGACATGCCGGAGGTGGAAACCGGCACCCAGGCTGCGGTTGCCGCTTCGGTTTTAAACGGCGCCCACATGGTAAGGGTCCACAACGTTGGCAATACGCGGACAACATTAAAAATTATTGATGCGATTAAAAATGCTTCGACCGATTTTCCGCCATAG
- a CDS encoding type III pantothenate kinase → MLLVIDVGNTNIVIGVYDGQNLVKDWRIRTEWRITEDEFNILVTNLFTAGNIRSKDISKTIISCVVPPMVTILDSFCRKYLGHRPHWVDAESVPNITLRYRNPSEIGADRIVNAVAAFHKYRTSLIVIDFGTATTFDAISEKGEYLGGAISPGIMIASEALFMKASKLPRVEIFMPPESVIGKDTASSIKAGIIFGYASLVDGMVKRMRAEMGTNPRVIATGGLAELMYQVSETIEALEPALTLEGLRIISDSLQGEEKPY, encoded by the coding sequence ATGCTGCTGGTCATCGATGTTGGCAATACAAATATTGTCATCGGCGTCTACGACGGTCAAAATCTTGTTAAAGACTGGCGGATACGTACCGAATGGCGCATAACAGAGGATGAATTTAACATCCTGGTCACCAATCTTTTTACGGCCGGGAACATCCGTTCCAAAGATATCAGCAAGACCATTATTTCCTGCGTGGTTCCGCCCATGGTAACCATTCTCGACTCGTTTTGTCGCAAATATCTGGGTCATCGACCGCACTGGGTGGATGCCGAGTCTGTTCCCAACATCACGCTGCGTTACAGAAACCCGTCCGAGATAGGGGCCGACCGTATTGTCAACGCGGTGGCGGCATTTCATAAATACCGCACCAGCCTTATCGTCATAGATTTTGGGACCGCGACAACCTTTGATGCTATCTCGGAAAAAGGCGAGTATCTGGGCGGCGCAATCAGCCCCGGAATCATGATCGCTTCCGAGGCCTTGTTTATGAAGGCATCCAAACTTCCCAGGGTTGAAATCTTTATGCCACCTGAAAGTGTGATCGGCAAAGATACCGCCAGCAGTATTAAGGCCGGGATTATTTTCGGTTATGCCAGCCTTGTGGATGGAATGGTAAAGCGCATGCGGGCGGAGATGGGCACAAATCCACGGGTAATTGCTACCGGAGGTCTGGCGGAGCTTATGTATCAGGTATCCGAGACCATTGAAGCCCTTGAACCGGCACTGACCCTGGAAGGGTTACGCATTATCAGCGACAGCCTGCAGGGAGAAGAAAAACCGTATTAA